A stretch of Lathyrus oleraceus cultivar Zhongwan6 chromosome 6, CAAS_Psat_ZW6_1.0, whole genome shotgun sequence DNA encodes these proteins:
- the LOC127094131 gene encoding uncharacterized protein LOC127094131, translated as MTKTNSHSQTSDDTSSASQTNHHQAAKPNFHSAFVINNVKTIIPVTLENDYNLYLSWSAFFKVQARVHSVLDHIILSSDARAIQASAFLKANDSELWNRLDAVVLQWMYAIVSQDILQSILVVNDTAEECWKRIAAMFHDNKHPRVVQ; from the coding sequence ATGACAAAAACAAACTCTCATTCCCAAACTTCTGATGACACTTCATCAGCCTCTCAAACCAACCATCATCAGGCGGCGAAACCCAACTTTCACTCCGCCTTCGTCATCAACAACGTCAAAACCATAATCCCGGTGACGTTGGAAAATGATTATAATCTCTACCTCTCATGGTCTGCCTTCTTCAAGGTGCAAGCACGTGTTCACAGCGTACTTGATCACATCATCTTGTCATCGGATGCACGGGCCATACAAGCATCAGCATTCCTTAAGGCTAACGATTCTGAACTTTGGAATCGGCTTGATGCGGTGGTACTGCAATGGATGTACGCAATCGTCTCGCAGGATATTCTTCAATCAATCCTCGTCGTCAATGATACTGCCGAAGAATGCTGGAAGCGCATCGCCGCTATGTTTCATGATAATAAGCATCCACGTGTTGTACAATAA